The following proteins come from a genomic window of Actinopolyspora saharensis:
- a CDS encoding hemolysin family protein, producing the protein MSDGTAIGLTVLLLLLNALFVGAEFSLLSSRRDRLEALREQGVHRARTVIRASQEGSLMLTSAQLGITLCSLGLGRLGEPAVAHQLERLLGPIPVPSVLLHAVAFAIALAVVIVLHVLIGEMVPKNFAIAEPERLALWLVPALVGFVKIARPLIALFNMLANAVLRMLRVQPKEDLETAYTSSELAELLVESRKEGLLDQSEHRRLAKTLSSVESTVGDVLVPLHELTTLPGDPTLADVEHAVSSTGFSRFPVRADGGRLVGYLHVKDVLDQAGSSSNTPVAPSRVRALPNVRSRARLDDALTTLRRTGSHLATAIDDGGKPLGVVALEDLVEEYVGTVRDATHVT; encoded by the coding sequence ATGAGCGACGGCACGGCCATCGGGCTGACGGTCCTGCTCCTGCTGCTGAACGCGCTGTTCGTCGGCGCCGAGTTCTCGCTGCTGTCCTCCCGCCGCGACCGCCTGGAGGCGCTGCGCGAGCAGGGGGTGCACCGGGCCAGGACAGTCATCAGGGCCAGCCAGGAGGGCTCGCTGATGCTGACCAGCGCGCAGCTGGGGATCACCCTGTGCTCGCTGGGACTGGGACGACTCGGCGAGCCCGCCGTGGCCCACCAGCTGGAACGGCTGCTCGGTCCGATCCCCGTACCGTCCGTGCTGCTGCACGCGGTGGCCTTCGCGATCGCGCTCGCCGTGGTGATCGTGCTGCACGTGCTGATCGGCGAGATGGTCCCGAAGAACTTCGCGATCGCGGAGCCGGAGCGGCTGGCGCTGTGGCTGGTTCCCGCGCTCGTGGGGTTCGTCAAGATCGCCCGGCCGCTCATCGCGCTGTTCAACATGCTGGCCAACGCGGTGCTGCGGATGCTGCGGGTCCAGCCCAAGGAGGACCTGGAGACCGCCTACACCTCCTCGGAGCTGGCCGAGCTGCTGGTGGAGTCCCGCAAGGAGGGACTGCTGGACCAGTCCGAGCACCGCAGGCTGGCCAAGACGCTGTCCTCGGTGGAGAGCACCGTCGGTGACGTGCTGGTTCCGCTGCACGAGCTCACCACGCTGCCGGGGGACCCGACGCTGGCCGACGTGGAGCACGCGGTCTCGTCCACCGGGTTCTCCCGGTTCCCCGTCCGCGCCGACGGCGGCAGGCTGGTGGGGTACCTGCACGTCAAGGACGTGCTGGACCAGGCGGGCAGTTCGTCGAACACCCCGGTCGCGCCCTCGCGGGTGCGGGCGCTGCCGAACGTGCGGAGCCGGGCGCGCCTCGACGACGCGCTGACGACGCTGCGCCGCACCGGCAGCCACCTGGCCACCGCCATCGACGACGGCGGCAAACCGCTCGGTGTGGTGGCGCTGGAGGACCTCGTCGAGGAGTACGTCGGCACCGTCCGGGACGCCACCCACGTGACGTGA
- a CDS encoding helix-turn-helix domain-containing protein yields MGKLVSTKEVADEIGVARQTVSRWVREGVITPARRTAGGQSRFDLDEVKRQLKEHLGEEH; encoded by the coding sequence ATGGGCAAACTGGTGAGCACCAAGGAAGTGGCCGACGAGATCGGCGTTGCTCGCCAAACCGTCTCGCGATGGGTCAGAGAAGGAGTGATCACGCCAGCGAGGCGCACGGCGGGCGGTCAGTCCCGCTTCGATCTGGACGAGGTGAAGCGGCAGCTCAAGGAGCACCTGGGCGAGGAGCACTAA
- a CDS encoding RAMP superfamily CRISPR-associated protein: MKSSLITLRLRMVTAGGVTAPEALDVPEETLPLRTDNKGRPQLPGSTVAGSLRAHCDTRDDLAADEHQNDLFGSRPGSDARTPSPVQVLGTVCRPAGETEFRRRTAIDRERGAPATHTLHATELLPEGTEFDVVLRWDDPDHRYEKFVELLRGWRPHLGRGSGVGAGLCTVVGVGEATYDLATVDGLYAWVHLTWPDDYPTPVGGDGNSSAPEPVVDVELDIVDGLHIGTGEAEQESEDGPKISRVLRSGGKFIVPGSTLKGVLRSRAEYICRVVGAVACTDQSCGGCVPCRLFGFSPATGAEGTGRRGRIAVHDATIETTAGPEHRQHVAIDRFTGGATDGLLYTDEVITGGCFRLRVEPLAADLTETERLLLRAVVADLDDGLVGIGGRSTAGLGTVRVATRSGWTRPDLSPLADLLTPEAA; encoded by the coding sequence ATGAAGAGCTCGCTGATCACTCTCCGACTGCGCATGGTGACCGCGGGGGGCGTGACCGCCCCGGAGGCGCTCGACGTCCCGGAAGAAACCCTCCCGCTGCGCACGGACAACAAGGGCCGCCCGCAACTTCCCGGCAGCACCGTCGCGGGCAGTCTCCGGGCGCACTGCGACACGCGCGACGACCTCGCCGCCGACGAGCACCAGAACGATCTCTTCGGCAGCAGACCCGGCTCCGACGCGCGCACCCCGTCCCCGGTCCAGGTGCTCGGCACCGTCTGCCGACCGGCGGGGGAGACCGAGTTCCGCAGGCGCACCGCGATCGACCGCGAACGCGGCGCCCCGGCCACGCACACGCTGCACGCGACCGAGCTGCTGCCCGAGGGCACCGAGTTCGACGTGGTGCTGCGCTGGGACGACCCGGACCACCGGTACGAGAAGTTCGTCGAGTTGCTGCGCGGTTGGCGTCCGCACCTGGGGCGCGGCTCCGGTGTCGGGGCGGGGCTGTGCACGGTGGTCGGAGTCGGCGAGGCCACCTACGACCTCGCGACCGTGGACGGGCTGTACGCCTGGGTGCACCTCACCTGGCCGGACGACTACCCGACGCCCGTCGGCGGGGACGGGAACTCCTCGGCTCCCGAGCCCGTCGTGGACGTCGAGCTCGACATCGTGGACGGGCTCCACATCGGCACCGGCGAAGCCGAGCAGGAGAGCGAGGACGGGCCGAAGATCAGCAGGGTGCTGCGCAGCGGCGGGAAGTTCATAGTGCCGGGCTCGACGCTCAAGGGGGTGCTGCGCTCGCGAGCCGAGTACATCTGCCGCGTGGTCGGCGCCGTGGCCTGCACGGACCAGTCGTGCGGCGGGTGCGTTCCGTGTCGGCTGTTCGGGTTCAGCCCCGCGACGGGTGCGGAAGGCACCGGTCGGCGCGGCAGGATCGCGGTGCACGACGCCACCATCGAGACCACCGCCGGTCCCGAACACCGCCAGCACGTGGCCATCGACAGGTTCACCGGCGGGGCCACCGACGGGCTGCTCTACACCGACGAGGTCATCACCGGCGGGTGCTTCCGGCTGCGCGTCGAGCCGCTGGCCGCGGACCTCACCGAAACCGAACGGCTGCTGCTGCGCGCCGTGGTGGCCGACCTCGACGACGGGCTCGTCGGGATCGGCGGGCGCAGCACGGCCGGGCTCGGCACGGTGCGCGTCGCCACGCGCTCCGGCTGGACGCGTCCCGACCTCAGCCCTCTGGCCGATCTCCTCACCCCGGAAGCAGCATGA
- a CDS encoding type III-B CRISPR module-associated Cmr3 family protein produces MNEHARVTVLLDETVATGKNAQSDHRQDTHEHIPGSVLRGAIAADWIRRNGQGVTTTPDFTEVFEGRGSFGPLHTPASLPIPLSVRVHKYEPTRKCHQLWWDAAFGDDAERCPRCEGPLERSKGQARGGIPTTTRTTAALTADGEAEDSALFSQRALDQGVRLHGWLHGAAVRALNPDGTPITSLLLGSRRSVRGKASVEVDHTVSPEPVEATGNDVVLRLAAPAVFVDDFGLPSSTPDLRELSEVLGVEASEVRGSWTRWDETGGWHAASGLPKPTERCVAAGSTYRVRCAEPPAENALRTLMARGVGLRRREGFGALFRTEPPLGFAAWTSVAASLRQLPGLTTRLRERLDPLRRGTVDDESYYRASHKMPPDVGEALRTILGITDADFYEQLLDYMEHG; encoded by the coding sequence ATGAACGAGCACGCGAGGGTCACCGTCCTGCTCGACGAGACCGTCGCCACCGGCAAGAACGCGCAGTCCGACCACCGGCAGGACACCCACGAGCACATCCCCGGATCGGTGCTGCGCGGGGCGATCGCGGCCGACTGGATACGCCGGAACGGCCAGGGCGTCACGACGACCCCGGATTTCACCGAGGTCTTCGAGGGCAGGGGCAGCTTCGGGCCGCTGCACACCCCGGCCAGCCTGCCGATCCCGCTGTCGGTGCGGGTGCACAAGTACGAACCGACCAGGAAGTGCCACCAGCTCTGGTGGGACGCGGCGTTCGGCGACGACGCGGAGCGCTGCCCCCGCTGCGAAGGACCGCTCGAGCGGAGCAAGGGGCAAGCACGCGGCGGGATACCCACCACCACCCGCACCACGGCGGCCTTGACGGCCGACGGTGAGGCGGAGGACAGCGCGCTGTTCAGCCAGCGGGCGCTCGACCAGGGAGTGCGGCTGCACGGATGGCTGCACGGCGCGGCCGTCCGTGCCCTGAACCCGGACGGAACCCCGATCACCTCGCTGCTGCTGGGCTCCCGGCGCAGCGTGCGCGGCAAGGCCTCCGTCGAAGTCGACCACACGGTGAGCCCGGAGCCGGTGGAGGCCACCGGCAACGACGTCGTCCTCCGGCTGGCCGCCCCGGCGGTGTTCGTCGACGACTTCGGCCTGCCCAGCAGCACTCCCGACCTCCGCGAGCTGTCCGAGGTCCTCGGGGTGGAGGCGTCGGAGGTTCGGGGCTCCTGGACGCGCTGGGACGAGACCGGCGGCTGGCACGCGGCCAGCGGGCTGCCCAAACCCACCGAACGCTGCGTGGCGGCGGGCTCCACCTACCGCGTCCGATGTGCCGAACCACCCGCCGAGAACGCGCTGCGCACCCTCATGGCCAGGGGCGTCGGGCTGCGGCGTCGCGAGGGTTTCGGCGCGCTGTTCCGCACCGAACCACCACTCGGCTTCGCCGCGTGGACCAGTGTCGCGGCTTCGCTGCGACAGCTTCCCGGACTGACCACGAGGTTGCGCGAGCGCCTCGATCCGTTGCGGCGGGGCACAGTGGACGATGAATCGTACTACCGGGCCTCGCACAAGATGCCCCCGGACGTGGGAGAGGCGCTCCGGACGATTTTGGGCATCACCGACGCGGACTTCTACGAGCAGCTGCTGGATTACATGGAGCACGGATGA
- a CDS encoding RAMP superfamily CRISPR-associated protein: MSTSTLRFDITFHTPFRVSTGHARDELDAAIDPELPLPSTSLKGLMRATAVKLLGKNAEIVGSVFGSPRHESPWRWSDAAPDESGWHRPKAAARLEIARDTHTAKEDMLGVREQIGAEHAWFTVTERGFLDDETLRTHRLVLAVAARATRSLGADRRRGLGWVTISSDINIERSDVETFLELGAA, encoded by the coding sequence ATGAGCACATCGACCCTGAGATTCGACATCACCTTCCACACCCCGTTCCGGGTCTCCACCGGCCACGCCCGCGACGAACTGGACGCGGCGATCGACCCGGAGCTGCCGCTGCCCAGCACCAGCCTCAAGGGCCTGATGCGGGCCACAGCCGTCAAACTCCTCGGTAAGAACGCGGAGATCGTGGGCAGCGTGTTCGGCTCACCCCGGCACGAGTCGCCGTGGCGCTGGAGCGACGCCGCGCCCGACGAGAGCGGCTGGCACCGGCCCAAGGCGGCCGCGCGATTGGAGATCGCCCGGGACACCCACACCGCGAAGGAGGACATGCTCGGCGTCCGCGAGCAGATCGGCGCCGAGCACGCCTGGTTCACCGTCACCGAACGCGGCTTCCTCGACGACGAGACCCTGCGCACCCACCGGCTGGTGCTGGCCGTCGCGGCCCGGGCCACCCGCTCGCTGGGCGCCGATCGCCGTCGGGGGCTGGGCTGGGTGACCATCAGCAGCGACATCAACATCGAACGGTCCGACGTGGAGACCTTTCTCGAGCTGGGGGCAGCATGA
- a CDS encoding Cas10/Cmr2 second palm domain-containing protein, whose protein sequence is MSLYLDIGVVRIQSWLSRAPHLRGRRGASAMIRKATGPAAIDELLTGWQDIVKRCTEAGHVDGVVPLVMRSEEPEAVSRVEDHVTTHLRSLLPGASLRTKLRAGKDWLEAQNGPLRAEHEWPAVVAEWPPGKQCDWCRTWPASRQRMVGAKEKRELKSLCPDCLLREDHAGYSTSRRQEMAPGTERDLLKGWENRPPQRPMAVPDTSQVLAELGERRDNTHLATVYADGNAIGGLGDEVREAQDRGRGTTFKLPASIEHATWSALLDAVETITDDDATMLPVIAHLVGGDDVLVSVPAHRAWAFAHTLQTRFSEYLGARLAEADLAGITTPTISTGVVFHHHKSPLSSAIDLAEEHLKRAKKEHRGLTAALAWQDVTHDGPLPVHDRPSVSVKDLAASWPELSRLADCGGSARANLAALARDGGHAELMRHAKRIGLDELVRRLIDGPVSLEHAVGMTRWWRTA, encoded by the coding sequence GTGAGCCTGTACCTGGACATCGGGGTGGTGCGGATCCAGTCGTGGTTGAGCCGGGCGCCCCACCTGCGTGGTCGCCGCGGCGCCTCGGCGATGATCCGGAAAGCCACCGGCCCCGCCGCGATCGACGAGTTGCTGACCGGCTGGCAGGACATCGTGAAACGCTGCACCGAAGCCGGACACGTCGACGGGGTGGTTCCCCTCGTCATGCGCAGCGAGGAACCCGAGGCCGTCTCCCGCGTCGAAGACCACGTCACCACCCACCTGCGCTCGCTGCTTCCGGGGGCCTCGCTGCGCACCAAGCTCCGGGCCGGCAAGGACTGGCTGGAGGCGCAGAACGGCCCGTTGCGCGCCGAGCACGAGTGGCCCGCCGTGGTCGCCGAGTGGCCACCGGGCAAGCAGTGCGACTGGTGCCGTACTTGGCCTGCGAGCAGGCAACGGATGGTCGGGGCGAAGGAGAAGCGGGAGCTCAAGTCCCTGTGCCCGGACTGCCTGCTCCGGGAGGACCACGCCGGCTACTCCACCAGCCGCAGGCAGGAAATGGCCCCCGGCACCGAACGTGACCTGCTCAAAGGCTGGGAAAATCGTCCTCCGCAGCGGCCGATGGCCGTGCCCGACACCTCGCAGGTCTTGGCCGAGCTGGGCGAGCGGCGCGACAACACCCACCTGGCCACCGTCTACGCCGACGGCAACGCGATCGGCGGTCTCGGTGACGAGGTCCGAGAAGCCCAGGATCGGGGACGCGGCACCACCTTCAAACTGCCAGCCTCGATCGAGCACGCCACCTGGTCGGCGCTGCTCGACGCGGTCGAGACCATCACCGACGACGACGCCACCATGCTTCCGGTGATCGCCCACCTGGTCGGCGGGGACGACGTGCTCGTGAGCGTTCCCGCGCATCGCGCCTGGGCGTTCGCCCACACGTTGCAGACCCGGTTCTCCGAGTACCTGGGCGCGCGGCTGGCCGAGGCGGACCTGGCCGGGATCACGACCCCGACGATCTCCACGGGAGTGGTGTTCCACCACCACAAGAGCCCGCTGTCCTCCGCCATCGATCTCGCCGAGGAACACCTGAAGCGGGCCAAGAAGGAACACCGAGGACTGACCGCCGCCCTGGCGTGGCAGGACGTCACCCACGACGGCCCGTTGCCCGTGCACGATCGCCCCAGCGTCTCCGTCAAGGACCTCGCGGCGAGCTGGCCGGAGCTGTCCCGGCTGGCCGACTGCGGCGGGTCCGCCCGCGCGAACCTCGCCGCGCTGGCCCGCGACGGCGGCCACGCGGAGCTGATGCGCCACGCCAAACGGATCGGGCTGGACGAGCTGGTGCGACGGTTGATCGACGGCCCGGTGAGCCTGGAGCACGCCGTGGGAATGACGCGCTGGTGGAGGACGGCATGA
- a CDS encoding TIGR03986 family type III CRISPR-associated RAMP protein, whose product MAETFVNPYTFVPLPDAAPKRSAPHGHSGRGDLLSGRLTVTITAETPLLVRGITADDEQRPRLPRRPDGTVMIPGSSLKGALRSLHETLAGGCLRVFDNEFVPGYRASANSDEIGTVRLAVVVSHDDEDSPPELELCEEGDTRTHRLHQNELLRLHSEEAPLTSGDRLEVTFDEHTGKPSEATRSADGDWVVFLSDAGVRDKKYPYRAHIRKLPEVSDRVRVAPEVWQAYQYAIEGADDLRTQRAHDRGADNRYVPVIHTYQPDGEPKTRLTLGRRWAVSKRLRPGQPVWVRVDERDRKTVTAVRQAMIWRRRGEYPASERVGDPALLPCEDPHRLCPSCGLFGSADTSGNDSGHARQHSYAGHVRIGDALALDEIHGREVTLPPMGVPRPGSGQFYLVNDRNTQKNASKHPLREWGSVADRGNEPRRLRGRKYYWHTPLEGSDPPRRGQARTHQLDKSRLISEATLIPRGSRFRATLTFTDLDEAQLGGLLAALQPRKLLGQRVWQHIGGGRPLGYGSCTLNVDSDNSAVWRSGTRYGATGDAVPLDIDGFLAEFDEWARGQAPAVRRLWPLLGKALSPETVEPDAVWYPPGASWAHRDGDNEDGKKFDEGHDFWKQTSGEELRRDENSGQRRGYPLTPLPDLSATEQSMEIVTDDRAVPLPNQHPHPNEGRKGKRT is encoded by the coding sequence GTGGCCGAAACCTTCGTCAACCCATACACCTTCGTGCCGTTGCCGGACGCGGCGCCGAAGCGATCCGCGCCGCACGGCCACAGTGGCCGGGGCGATCTGTTGTCCGGCCGACTGACCGTCACGATCACGGCCGAAACCCCGCTGCTGGTGCGCGGGATCACCGCCGACGACGAGCAGCGGCCCCGGTTGCCGCGACGTCCCGACGGCACGGTCATGATCCCGGGATCCTCGCTGAAAGGCGCGCTGCGCTCGCTGCACGAGACCCTGGCCGGGGGATGCCTGCGGGTGTTCGACAACGAGTTCGTCCCCGGCTACCGCGCCTCGGCGAATTCCGACGAGATCGGCACGGTGCGGCTGGCGGTGGTGGTGAGTCACGACGACGAGGACTCACCGCCCGAGCTGGAGCTCTGCGAGGAGGGGGACACGCGGACGCACCGGCTGCACCAGAACGAGCTGCTCCGGCTGCACAGCGAAGAGGCCCCGCTGACCTCCGGTGACAGGCTGGAAGTCACCTTCGACGAGCACACCGGAAAACCCTCCGAGGCCACCCGCTCCGCCGACGGAGATTGGGTGGTGTTCCTCAGCGATGCCGGTGTGCGCGACAAGAAGTACCCCTACCGCGCGCACATCCGCAAGCTGCCGGAGGTGTCCGACCGGGTCCGCGTCGCCCCGGAGGTCTGGCAGGCCTATCAGTACGCGATCGAGGGCGCCGACGACCTGCGGACCCAGCGGGCCCACGACCGCGGTGCGGACAACCGCTACGTACCCGTGATCCACACTTACCAGCCCGACGGTGAACCGAAAACGAGACTCACCCTCGGCCGCCGCTGGGCCGTCAGCAAGCGCCTGCGACCGGGACAGCCGGTGTGGGTCCGGGTCGACGAGCGGGACAGAAAGACCGTCACCGCCGTGCGCCAGGCGATGATCTGGCGCCGCCGAGGGGAGTACCCGGCCAGCGAACGCGTCGGTGATCCCGCGCTGCTGCCCTGCGAGGACCCGCACCGGTTGTGCCCGAGCTGCGGATTGTTCGGCTCCGCCGACACCAGCGGCAACGACAGCGGCCACGCCAGGCAGCACTCCTACGCCGGTCACGTGCGCATCGGTGACGCGCTGGCGCTCGACGAGATCCACGGCCGGGAGGTGACCCTGCCCCCGATGGGCGTGCCCCGCCCCGGCTCGGGGCAGTTCTACCTCGTCAACGACCGCAACACCCAGAAAAACGCCAGCAAGCACCCGCTTCGCGAGTGGGGCTCGGTCGCCGACAGAGGAAACGAACCCCGCCGGTTGCGCGGGCGCAAGTACTACTGGCACACCCCGCTCGAAGGCTCCGACCCGCCGCGGCGCGGCCAGGCCCGAACACACCAGCTCGACAAGAGCCGACTGATCAGCGAAGCCACGCTGATCCCCCGGGGCAGCCGGTTCCGCGCCACGCTGACGTTCACCGACCTCGACGAGGCCCAGCTCGGCGGACTGCTCGCGGCGCTCCAACCGAGGAAGCTGCTGGGACAGCGCGTCTGGCAGCACATCGGCGGCGGACGCCCGCTGGGCTACGGCTCCTGCACGCTCAACGTGGACAGCGATAACAGCGCTGTCTGGCGCTCCGGCACCCGCTACGGCGCGACCGGCGACGCGGTTCCGCTGGACATCGACGGCTTCCTCGCCGAGTTCGACGAGTGGGCGCGCGGCCAGGCCCCGGCGGTGCGGCGACTGTGGCCGCTGCTGGGCAAGGCGCTCTCCCCGGAGACCGTCGAACCCGACGCGGTCTGGTATCCGCCGGGGGCGAGCTGGGCACATCGTGACGGGGACAACGAAGACGGCAAGAAATTCGACGAGGGCCACGACTTCTGGAAGCAGACCAGCGGTGAGGAACTGCGCCGGGACGAGAACTCCGGGCAGCGCAGGGGCTACCCGCTGACCCCGCTGCCGGATCTGTCCGCGACCGAGCAGTCGATGGAGATCGTCACCGACGACCGGGCGGTCCCGCTGCCGAACCAGCACCCCCATCCGAACGAGGGACGGAAAGGGAAACGCACGTGA
- the cas6 gene encoding CRISPR system precrRNA processing endoribonuclease RAMP protein Cas6 — MPATIRLTLDQPGSARIYPARLHGAACAVLESGGGEHRQQRKPFAVWPLRDLDGRTGWQLGWLAEHDPPAVPRRIRLGEAHCRVREVDVDGVSYARLANSEPARHAQLRMISPLYFSRNGRDHPLPDPVLIVRNAAQRWNAHAPEPLHVGEEQLRAITGMVFLHDLAGETVRTPVSATMEQTGFVGTVRLGLTRNAERVTRGLFAALMRFTAVAGVGAQTTHGFGGVQLEELDP; from the coding sequence GTGCCGGCGACGATACGGCTGACGCTTGATCAACCGGGTTCGGCGCGGATCTATCCGGCTCGGCTGCACGGTGCGGCCTGCGCGGTGCTGGAGTCCGGCGGTGGCGAGCACCGGCAGCAGCGCAAACCGTTCGCGGTGTGGCCGCTGCGGGATCTCGACGGCCGCACCGGCTGGCAGCTCGGGTGGCTGGCCGAGCACGACCCGCCCGCGGTGCCCCGGCGGATCAGGCTCGGCGAGGCGCACTGCCGGGTGCGTGAGGTGGATGTGGACGGTGTCAGCTACGCACGGCTGGCGAACTCGGAGCCCGCTCGGCACGCCCAGCTGCGGATGATCAGCCCGCTGTACTTCTCCCGCAACGGGCGCGACCATCCGCTGCCCGATCCGGTGTTGATCGTGCGCAACGCGGCCCAGCGCTGGAACGCGCACGCGCCGGAACCGCTCCACGTCGGCGAGGAGCAGCTTCGGGCCATCACCGGGATGGTCTTCCTGCACGACCTGGCGGGTGAGACCGTGCGGACCCCGGTCTCGGCGACCATGGAGCAAACGGGGTTCGTCGGCACGGTTCGGCTGGGTCTGACCAGGAACGCCGAACGTGTCACGCGGGGTCTGTTCGCGGCCCTGATGCGCTTCACCGCCGTGGCCGGGGTCGGGGCGCAGACCACCCACGGCTTCGGCGGTGTCCAGCTGGAGGAACTCGATCCGTGA
- the cas1 gene encoding CRISPR-associated endonuclease Cas1 → MGVLYSRAFSQQALLEAWEEVRDAAREDGRPNEEVERFEAHAAHSISDLAAELSDGTWRPSPVRRVDIPKSSGGTRRLGVPALVDRIVERALLAVLDPEIDPLLLPWSFAYRRGLGPRDAVDALTEARDSGASWVARADIEDCFDRIPQWEVMRRLREVVDDERVVHLIGMLLDRPVRGARTAVGDRGRGLHQGSVVSPLLSNLYLDVFDRAMLGSGWRVIRYGDDFAIPVSSRHEGEEALQAAGNELEALRLDLNTGKCRVVSFDEGVRFLGQTVTASTLGTAEMLSHPTETVVYVDRQGSVVRVRGDRLIVVDGEESLLRLNLRRIRQVVCFGRVGLTTTFLHRAAQRGIEVVLLTEQGTLGSRLTPPTTSDPSARRVQYRAAEDSAVARRFAAEFVDAKIDNMRVSLLRAARRRDDGEASEAAERLRAAGKRVADADTLDEVLGLEGSSSREYMRGLRRLLDPEWDFQGRQRRPPPDPVNAMLSYGYTLLCHEAIAALEAAGLDPMVGFLHQHRWGRPALALDLMEEFRPMTVDVAVWRVVSTGQVRPEQFTTEPDIGCRMGDDAKHTFLAAYEKRMLTLVSHRGTGRRVSYRIALSLQAKAVGKTLLNSDEPYRALRWK, encoded by the coding sequence ATGGGAGTTCTGTATTCGCGCGCGTTCTCGCAACAGGCGCTGTTGGAAGCGTGGGAGGAAGTTCGCGATGCCGCTCGGGAGGACGGACGTCCCAACGAGGAGGTGGAGCGGTTCGAGGCCCACGCCGCACACTCGATCAGCGATCTCGCCGCCGAGCTGAGCGACGGAACCTGGCGTCCGTCACCGGTCCGGCGGGTCGATATTCCGAAGTCCTCCGGCGGGACGCGCCGCCTCGGCGTTCCGGCGCTGGTCGACCGGATCGTGGAGCGTGCCCTGCTGGCGGTGCTCGATCCGGAGATCGATCCGCTGCTGTTGCCGTGGAGTTTCGCCTACCGGCGCGGCCTGGGCCCGAGGGACGCGGTTGACGCGTTGACCGAGGCCCGCGACAGCGGCGCGAGCTGGGTCGCCAGGGCCGACATCGAGGACTGCTTCGACCGTATCCCGCAGTGGGAGGTGATGCGTCGGCTTCGTGAAGTGGTCGACGACGAGCGGGTGGTGCATCTGATCGGTATGCTGCTCGATCGGCCCGTGCGCGGTGCGCGCACGGCCGTGGGCGACCGGGGGCGCGGGCTGCACCAGGGCAGCGTCGTCTCGCCCCTGCTCAGCAACCTGTATCTGGACGTCTTCGACCGCGCGATGCTCGGCTCCGGTTGGCGCGTGATCCGCTACGGCGACGACTTCGCGATACCCGTGTCCAGCCGCCACGAAGGCGAAGAAGCTTTGCAGGCAGCCGGTAACGAACTCGAAGCACTGCGACTGGACCTCAACACAGGGAAATGCCGTGTGGTCTCTTTCGACGAGGGCGTCCGTTTTCTCGGTCAGACCGTCACCGCCTCCACCCTGGGCACGGCCGAAATGCTGTCGCATCCCACGGAGACTGTTGTGTACGTCGACCGCCAGGGCAGTGTCGTGCGAGTTCGCGGGGACCGGTTGATCGTCGTGGACGGCGAGGAATCGCTGCTGCGGCTGAACCTGCGCCGGATCCGCCAGGTCGTGTGTTTCGGACGTGTCGGGTTGACCACCACGTTTCTGCACCGGGCCGCACAGCGAGGAATCGAGGTGGTGCTGCTGACCGAGCAGGGCACGCTCGGCAGCCGTTTGACGCCGCCGACCACCTCCGATCCCTCCGCGCGGCGCGTGCAGTACCGGGCCGCCGAGGACTCGGCGGTGGCCCGCCGGTTCGCGGCGGAGTTCGTCGACGCCAAGATCGACAACATGAGGGTGTCGCTGTTGCGGGCCGCGCGTCGGCGCGACGACGGTGAGGCCTCGGAAGCGGCCGAACGATTACGGGCGGCGGGAAAACGCGTGGCTGACGCGGACACGCTGGACGAGGTGCTGGGGCTGGAAGGGAGTTCGTCCCGCGAGTACATGCGGGGTCTGCGGCGGCTGCTCGATCCGGAGTGGGACTTTCAGGGCCGGCAACGCAGACCGCCTCCCGACCCGGTCAACGCGATGCTCTCCTACGGCTACACGCTGCTGTGCCACGAGGCGATCGCCGCGCTGGAAGCTGCCGGGCTCGACCCGATGGTGGGTTTTCTGCATCAGCACCGCTGGGGTCGGCCCGCACTGGCGCTGGATCTGATGGAGGAGTTCCGGCCGATGACGGTCGACGTCGCCGTGTGGCGGGTGGTGAGCACCGGGCAGGTGCGGCCCGAGCAGTTCACCACCGAGCCCGACATCGGCTGCCGAATGGGCGACGACGCCAAGCACACCTTCCTGGCCGCGTACGAGAAGCGCATGCTCACTCTCGTCTCGCACCGCGGTACCGGCCGTCGCGTCTCCTATCGGATCGCCCTGTCGCTGCAGGCCAAGGCGGTGGGCAAGACCCTGCTGAATTCCGACGAGCCGTATCGGGCCTTGCGGTGGAAGTGA
- the cas2 gene encoding CRISPR-associated endonuclease Cas2, with translation MIVLVTYDIVDDRRRDDVAMLLSGYGPRVQLSVFECDVRDQRELRTLRASLRERIDPLEDQVRMYPTTSQTFNERYVIGARTVEERADYWIVR, from the coding sequence GTGATCGTTCTGGTGACCTACGACATCGTCGACGATCGGCGCCGCGACGACGTCGCCATGCTCCTGTCGGGCTACGGCCCCCGCGTGCAGCTCTCGGTGTTCGAGTGCGATGTGCGCGACCAGCGCGAGCTGCGGACACTGCGCGCGAGCTTGCGGGAGCGGATCGACCCGCTGGAGGACCAGGTGAGGATGTACCCGACGACTTCCCAAACGTTCAACGAGCGCTACGTCATCGGCGCCCGGACCGTCGAGGAGCGCGCCGACTACTGGATCGTCCGATGA